From Prevotella sp. oral taxon 299 str. F0039:
GTCTAAAATTTATTTCTTTTGTATTGCAGTCTAGTACAAACTTTTTGAAAGTTCTATAATCCTTTGTTTTTCGGCACTAAAAATATGTATAGCCCAAAGGAACTTACTTTTGGTTTCAAATATAATAGTTACTAGAAACTTCTTATTTGAATGAATTTGAGGCAAATATTCAGAGAAAATACCCCCAAATAGTACTTTTTAGAAGCATTCTTTATTGCAATGAATTAGAGAGAGAAATTTTACTGGACAACAATAATTCTTTTAAGCTTGTTTCTAAACAACATGCTTCCCCTTACTAAAAATCTACGATCCCGTATAAACTGGATTTTGTCATATTAGCCAATTTTTTGTTTATTGTTTTGTTTGGGATTATATCAATCTAAATTCAAAGTTATATTATTTGTCTTTACCATCCTTCGTAAATTAAGTATTGCATAACGCATTCTACCCAAAGCTGTATTTATACTCACATTAGTAATTTCTGCAATTTCTTTAAACGATAGCTGCTGAAAAAAACGCATAAACACCACTTCACGTTGAAGAGTTGGAAGCATATCAACCATGTGTTTCACATCTTTCAATACTTGTTGATTAACATAATGGTTCTCAATACAACTATCCATAAGCGATAAACTCACTGCATTTTCGAACTCATTTGTATCAATATTATTAATATATTTATCGTTTTTAGAACTTCTATAGAAATCCATTATGGTATTATGTGCCACGGTTACTAGCCATGCTCCAAACCTTCCGTTTATACAATACTTCCCTTCATTAAGCTTAGTAATTACTTTTATGAAAGTTTCTTGAAATAAATCGTCAGCTAAAGCATGGTCTTTCACAATAAAGAAGATGTAAGAAAACAATTGTTCTTGATTTCTTGAAAGTAACAAATCAAAAGCTTTGTTGTTTCCATTTATATAAGATAACGCCAATTCTTCATTGGTCATTTCATGTAATTTCTTCATGTCTTATTAGTTCTGATGAAGTAAATATTTCTCTATAGGCTTTTCTTTATTGTTTTACTTATAATAATTTGAATAGAACAAAGGTAAATAAAAAGATTGATTTAAACAAATTATTAATATAAAAAGAGGTTGGTGCAGGATGCAACCAACCTCGGAGGATGATTTCAATAATGTCGAAATCTAAAAAATAACGTGACAAATATAAATATAATATTTGATATCTCAAAATTATTTATAAAGAAATTTCAACATCATATTAATTGATTTTAATACAAAAACTATTCAACAATATTTATTTTAACAGAATTGCATAAATAATATTTATTCTTTATTTCTTTCTGTTGCATTTTTTTTTATCTTTTTCTTAGAACTAATCTCTTTAGGAATTTTTCCTTTCTCTTTTTCTATTTTTTCTATTTTTGTTTGAAGTCTAATAATTTCTTTTTCACGAATAGCAATTTCTTCACCTTGATTCTTAATTGTCGTTAGAAGACTATTCAGTTCTTCATTATCAATTTCTTCAGGATACAAGCTGTTTACACGATTTATAAAATCGCCAAGAATATTCATGTAGTTGGTAAATGCATCAAAAGCATT
This genomic window contains:
- a CDS encoding RNA polymerase sigma factor; protein product: MKKLHEMTNEELALSYINGNNKAFDLLLSRNQEQLFSYIFFIVKDHALADDLFQETFIKVITKLNEGKYCINGRFGAWLVTVAHNTIMDFYRSSKNDKYINNIDTNEFENAVSLSLMDSCIENHYVNQQVLKDVKHMVDMLPTLQREVVFMRFFQQLSFKEIAEITNVSINTALGRMRYAILNLRRMVKTNNITLNLD